A genomic stretch from Paraburkholderia dioscoreae includes:
- a CDS encoding glutathione peroxidase gives MSTPIYDIPVNTIDGVPANLAQYRGKVLLVVNVASKCGLTPQYTGLESLYQDKRAAGLEVLGFPANNFKGQEPGSDEEIKSFCSTSYDVHFPLFSKISVTGEDKHPLYAALTEAQPSAIGDGPFRERLKGYGIESGDPVEVLWNFEKFLLNRNGDVVARFAPDVAADDPRLVAAIDAELAK, from the coding sequence ATGAGCACACCGATCTACGACATTCCCGTTAATACTATCGACGGCGTACCCGCCAACCTCGCGCAGTATCGCGGCAAAGTGCTGCTGGTCGTCAATGTAGCGTCGAAATGCGGGCTAACGCCGCAATACACGGGGCTCGAAAGCCTCTATCAGGACAAGCGCGCAGCCGGGCTTGAAGTACTGGGCTTTCCGGCCAACAACTTTAAGGGCCAGGAGCCCGGCTCGGACGAAGAAATCAAATCGTTCTGCTCGACAAGCTACGACGTGCACTTCCCGCTGTTCTCGAAGATCTCGGTGACGGGCGAAGACAAGCACCCGCTGTATGCGGCACTGACAGAGGCGCAGCCGTCGGCAATCGGCGATGGTCCGTTTCGTGAGCGTCTGAAAGGCTATGGGATCGAGTCGGGTGATCCGGTCGAAGTACTATGGAATTTTGAAAAGTTTCTGCTGAATCGTAACGGGGATGTGGTCGCGCGTTTTGCGCCGGATGTGGCCGCGGACGATCCGCGCCTCGTGGCGGCAATTGACGCGGAACTCGCGAAGTGA
- a CDS encoding 3-hydroxyacyl-CoA dehydrogenase, translating into MTLRNNKVVVVGAGLMGTGIAHAFASSGFHTVLVDTDENALERAHKGIGKILDDGVRLGKFQVTAADAAKARLAIKTDLAAAANGAHLLIETVSEKLAVKQAVVAHAADVMADGAVFATNTSALSVTEIATAVAHPERVIGMHFFNPVHKMKLVELVRGLATSDETVALTREYSDAIGKTSIIVNESPGLTTSRMSALAGNEAMWMLQEGAASAEDIDTALRLGFNHPMGPLELGDLTGWDTRLSVLRYLHQTLGDKFRPCPLIIKMVAAGRLGRKTGHGVYRYEDGQRVPGSGLKGSSL; encoded by the coding sequence ATGACTCTGAGAAACAACAAGGTGGTGGTGGTCGGTGCGGGACTGATGGGCACGGGCATCGCGCATGCGTTCGCGAGCTCGGGATTTCACACGGTGCTAGTCGATACGGATGAAAACGCCTTGGAACGCGCCCATAAGGGCATTGGCAAGATTCTCGATGACGGTGTGCGCCTGGGCAAATTTCAGGTCACGGCGGCCGATGCCGCCAAGGCGCGTCTTGCGATCAAAACCGATCTCGCCGCCGCGGCGAATGGCGCGCATCTTCTGATCGAAACCGTGTCGGAGAAACTCGCAGTCAAGCAGGCGGTGGTCGCGCATGCGGCAGACGTGATGGCCGACGGCGCGGTGTTCGCGACCAACACGTCGGCGCTCAGCGTGACCGAGATCGCCACCGCGGTGGCGCACCCCGAACGCGTGATCGGCATGCATTTCTTCAACCCCGTGCACAAGATGAAGCTGGTCGAGCTGGTGCGCGGCCTTGCCACGAGCGACGAAACCGTCGCGCTGACTCGCGAGTATTCGGACGCGATCGGCAAGACATCGATCATCGTCAACGAGTCACCAGGATTGACGACGAGCCGCATGTCGGCGCTCGCCGGCAACGAGGCGATGTGGATGCTGCAGGAAGGCGCGGCCAGCGCGGAGGATATCGACACGGCGCTGCGTCTCGGCTTCAATCATCCCATGGGGCCGCTGGAACTCGGCGACCTCACCGGCTGGGACACGCGCCTGTCGGTGCTGAGGTATCTCCATCAGACGCTCGGCGACAAGTTTCGCCCGTGTCCGTTGATCATCAAGATGGTGGCCGCCGGGCGCCTCGGCCGTAAGACCGGTCACGGCGTATATCGCTACGAAGACGGGCAGCGGGTGCCCGGGTCGGGTCTGAAGGGGAGTTCGCTATGA
- a CDS encoding long-chain-fatty-acid--protein ligase, whose product MSTLYQQLLADPAALVTACYDDAFRFTPQQILDVQLSGARRRFGEMRAKIPVLDRLATEQGIETIESIDDVAPLLFAHTVYKSYPLSYLERGQFDKLTRWLSGLTTEDLSHVDASGIKLIDDWIDLLDAQTNLRVFHTSGTTGKLSFLPRTDREWRQNITLSASRVRDWRGPGTGPDLIANPRPLIAPTYRKGASAAARGSGYQVEMYAGGEHNALFMYPDARFSADVASLSGRLAAAEAQGELGSLHISEALLAKRDELVRVERERPEQLRKFFAEAISRFAGRDVYMGAVWTILYDTAAEGLARAARQVFGNGSVLHTGGGKKGKNMPDNWREQLVEFLGFDNFYEFYGCSEQMGFCMRCEEGHYHVPPTTIAFLLDPATGKPLPRKDGLTGRFASLDLLPGTYWAGLVTGDEITLHGYEKACTCGRSGPYLLAAIRRYSEKEGGDDKVICAGAPAAHDEALNFLTELSE is encoded by the coding sequence ATGTCCACGCTGTACCAGCAGCTCCTTGCCGACCCCGCCGCGCTCGTCACCGCCTGCTATGACGACGCCTTCCGTTTCACCCCGCAGCAGATCCTCGATGTCCAGCTAAGCGGCGCGCGCCGGCGCTTCGGCGAAATGCGCGCGAAGATTCCCGTACTCGATCGTCTCGCCACGGAACAGGGCATCGAGACGATCGAGAGCATCGACGACGTCGCGCCGTTGCTGTTTGCGCACACGGTGTACAAGTCGTACCCGCTGTCGTATCTCGAACGCGGCCAGTTCGACAAACTCACGCGCTGGCTCAGCGGTTTGACCACGGAAGATCTAAGCCACGTCGACGCATCAGGCATCAAGCTGATAGACGACTGGATCGATCTGCTCGACGCGCAAACGAATCTGCGCGTGTTCCATACTTCCGGCACCACGGGCAAGCTGTCTTTTTTGCCGCGCACCGATCGGGAGTGGCGCCAGAACATCACGCTATCGGCCAGCCGCGTTCGCGACTGGCGCGGTCCGGGCACCGGTCCCGATCTGATCGCCAACCCGCGCCCGTTGATTGCGCCGACTTATCGCAAAGGGGCGAGCGCGGCGGCTCGCGGCAGCGGTTATCAGGTCGAGATGTACGCAGGCGGCGAGCACAACGCATTGTTCATGTATCCCGACGCGCGCTTTTCCGCAGATGTCGCCTCGCTATCGGGCCGTCTCGCGGCAGCCGAGGCACAAGGAGAACTCGGCTCGCTGCATATCTCCGAGGCGTTGCTGGCCAAACGCGACGAACTCGTGCGAGTGGAGCGCGAACGTCCGGAGCAGTTGCGCAAGTTCTTCGCCGAAGCGATCAGCCGATTTGCCGGTCGCGACGTCTACATGGGCGCGGTCTGGACGATCCTGTACGACACCGCCGCCGAAGGTCTGGCCCGAGCCGCCCGTCAGGTATTCGGCAATGGCAGCGTCCTGCACACGGGCGGCGGCAAGAAGGGCAAGAACATGCCGGATAACTGGCGCGAGCAACTGGTCGAGTTTCTCGGCTTCGATAACTTCTACGAGTTTTACGGCTGCAGCGAACAGATGGGCTTTTGCATGCGCTGCGAGGAAGGCCACTATCACGTACCGCCCACCACCATCGCATTCCTGCTCGATCCGGCGACCGGGAAACCGCTACCTCGCAAAGACGGCTTGACGGGGCGCTTCGCTTCACTCGATCTGCTACCGGGCACGTACTGGGCAGGCCTCGTAACCGGCGACGAAATCACCCTGCACGGTTACGAGAAAGCCTGCACATGCGGCCGTAGCGGCCCTTATCTGCTGGCCGCGATTCGCCGCTATAGCGAGAAGGAAGGTGGCGACGACAAGGTGATCTGCGCCGGCGCGCCGGCGGCGCACGATGAAGCACTGAACTTCCTGACCGAACTTTCGGAGTAA
- a CDS encoding TetR/AcrR family transcriptional regulator, with protein sequence MPSTLTDTAAPATCAAPSSPSRKRATLGRLLKEARLAFSEKGLAGARVDDIAKAAGVTKQLVYHYFSSKEQLFASVLDESAQDVLADLLALELDHLPPVEALRVFLQHAIDQYRSDPTLGALAQESLRFHEHNAHPVERNRFVDLAPALVSQMERILRRGAASGEFRDGVDARMFYAACALLTTGGFTNHYTVSAVAGFDTTSATGAAVWREFSVDFVLSTVLVDGRPPLKRPALTALADPPRGENSRHEA encoded by the coding sequence ATGCCTTCGACGCTTACCGATACCGCCGCGCCAGCTACGTGCGCGGCACCTTCCTCTCCGTCACGCAAACGCGCCACACTCGGCCGCCTGCTGAAAGAGGCGCGTCTGGCTTTTTCGGAAAAAGGCCTCGCCGGTGCTCGCGTGGACGATATTGCAAAGGCAGCTGGGGTGACCAAGCAACTCGTCTATCACTATTTCAGCAGCAAGGAACAGTTGTTCGCCAGCGTACTGGACGAGTCAGCGCAAGACGTGCTGGCCGATTTGCTGGCGCTTGAACTCGATCACCTGCCGCCGGTGGAAGCGCTGCGAGTGTTTCTGCAACATGCGATCGATCAATACCGGTCCGATCCCACGCTCGGCGCGTTGGCGCAGGAAAGCTTGCGTTTTCATGAGCATAACGCGCATCCCGTCGAACGCAATCGCTTTGTCGATCTGGCGCCCGCGCTGGTCAGTCAGATGGAGCGCATCCTGCGGCGCGGGGCGGCGAGCGGGGAGTTCCGCGACGGCGTGGATGCGCGCATGTTCTACGCCGCGTGCGCGCTGCTCACTACTGGCGGTTTCACCAATCACTACACGGTGTCCGCAGTCGCGGGTTTCGATACCACATCAGCCACGGGCGCGGCGGTATGGCGTGAATTCTCGGTGGACTTCGTGCTTTCCACCGTGCTTGTCGACGGCCGGCCGCCCTTGAAGCGGCCTGCGCTGACAGCGTTAGCAGACCCCCCACGCGGCGAGAATAGCCGTCACGAAGCCTGA
- a CDS encoding SDR family oxidoreductase encodes MNSLVGKVIMITGASSGIGEATAKRLAQQGAKLVLAARRADRLKHLAEQLGGEANVLWAATDVTQPAELQQLAQKARERFGRVDVLVNNAGIMPVSMIAQGCVDDWNRMIDVNIKGVLYGIHAVLGGMLEQGAGHVINISSVAGLTVGPGGAVYSATKFAVRAISEGLRQECAGKVRVTSICPGLVASELTDSITVPAFRERAQKLFEGAMSPDVIADAIVYAITQPEQVAVNEIVVRPLSQSF; translated from the coding sequence ATGAATTCGCTTGTAGGAAAGGTGATCATGATTACCGGCGCGAGCAGCGGCATCGGCGAAGCGACGGCCAAACGGCTCGCGCAGCAGGGCGCCAAACTGGTGCTGGCCGCACGGCGCGCGGACAGGCTGAAGCATCTGGCGGAGCAACTCGGCGGCGAGGCCAACGTGTTGTGGGCCGCTACCGATGTCACGCAACCGGCCGAGTTGCAACAACTCGCGCAGAAGGCGCGGGAGCGCTTCGGCCGCGTCGACGTGCTGGTCAACAATGCCGGCATCATGCCGGTATCGATGATCGCGCAAGGCTGCGTGGACGACTGGAACCGCATGATCGACGTGAACATCAAAGGCGTGCTGTACGGCATCCACGCGGTGCTCGGCGGCATGCTCGAACAGGGTGCGGGACATGTGATCAATATTTCGTCGGTGGCGGGATTGACGGTAGGGCCAGGCGGCGCGGTTTACTCGGCCACGAAGTTCGCGGTGCGCGCGATCAGCGAGGGCTTGCGTCAGGAATGCGCGGGCAAGGTGCGCGTGACCTCCATCTGCCCAGGTCTCGTCGCGAGCGAACTCACCGACAGCATCACGGTGCCGGCTTTCCGCGAGCGCGCCCAAAAACTTTTCGAGGGCGCGATGTCGCCGGACGTGATCGCCGACGCTATTGTCTATGCGATTACGCAACCGGAGCAGGTTGCAGTCAATGAGATCGTCGTGCGCCCGCTCTCGCAAAGTTTCTGA
- a CDS encoding cytochrome P450 produces MNAPTQAGFTLDLEAAYHAVSDTFRGPDLDLQALYREMRRTQPVMPGDFVATRLGVPTNAGANAAQCAVTLFKYQDVMAVMRDAATFTSGFIAEGLGAFFDGLIVLAMDGDAHRRARGLLQPVFMPETVNRWRPELDRVIRQDFLEPLVPNKQAELMDFGLYFPIREMYALMGFPTDDAARFNQYATWALSMVAGNQIDPEKIKIYGPLAGAAVKHLYDAVKEVVVQRRAEGANGDDLISRLMRAEHEGHMLDDHEVTTFVRSLLPAAGETTTRTFSSVMTLLLERPELVERVRNDRTLIPRLIDEAVRFEPVATFKVRQAARDVEIGGVKVAKGALVQCMVISANRDEDAFDNPDTFDIDRKPKPSFGFGFGTHMCIGQFVAKVELQCAVNAILDLFPNVRLDPDKPAPKIAGAQLRGAKSVPVVWD; encoded by the coding sequence ATGAACGCACCCACGCAAGCAGGCTTCACGCTCGATCTGGAGGCGGCCTATCACGCCGTCTCCGACACTTTCCGCGGCCCTGACCTTGATCTGCAGGCGCTGTACCGCGAGATGCGCCGTACGCAGCCTGTAATGCCGGGAGATTTCGTCGCCACCCGCCTCGGCGTGCCGACCAACGCGGGCGCCAATGCCGCGCAATGCGCGGTCACGCTTTTCAAGTATCAGGACGTGATGGCTGTCATGCGCGATGCCGCTACCTTCACCAGCGGCTTCATCGCCGAGGGCCTCGGTGCATTCTTCGACGGGCTGATCGTGCTGGCGATGGACGGCGACGCGCACCGCCGCGCACGCGGCCTGCTGCAGCCCGTCTTCATGCCGGAAACGGTGAACCGCTGGCGGCCCGAACTCGACCGCGTGATTCGGCAAGACTTTCTCGAACCGCTAGTGCCGAACAAACAGGCCGAACTGATGGACTTCGGCCTGTACTTTCCAATTCGCGAGATGTACGCGTTAATGGGTTTCCCCACCGACGACGCCGCCCGCTTCAACCAATACGCCACGTGGGCGCTTTCGATGGTGGCGGGCAATCAGATCGACCCGGAGAAGATCAAGATCTATGGGCCGCTCGCGGGCGCCGCCGTCAAGCACCTTTACGACGCGGTGAAAGAAGTGGTGGTGCAACGTCGCGCCGAAGGCGCCAATGGCGACGATCTGATCAGCCGCCTGATGCGCGCGGAACACGAAGGCCACATGCTCGACGACCACGAGGTGACCACCTTCGTGCGCTCGCTGCTGCCCGCAGCCGGCGAGACCACCACGCGCACCTTCAGCTCGGTCATGACGCTGCTGCTCGAGCGTCCCGAACTGGTCGAGCGCGTGCGCAACGATCGCACGTTGATCCCGCGTTTGATCGACGAAGCCGTGCGCTTCGAACCGGTCGCGACTTTCAAGGTTCGACAGGCGGCGCGCGACGTCGAGATCGGCGGCGTGAAGGTGGCAAAAGGCGCGCTGGTGCAGTGCATGGTGATTTCCGCGAACCGCGACGAAGATGCATTCGACAACCCCGACACCTTCGATATCGACCGCAAGCCCAAGCCTTCTTTCGGCTTCGGTTTCGGCACGCATATGTGCATCGGCCAGTTTGTCGCCAAAGTGGAATTGCAGTGCGCGGTGAACGCGATTCTCGATCTGTTCCCGAATGTACGGCTCGACCCGGACAAACCGGCGCCGAAAATTGCCGGCGCCCAGTTGCGTGGTGCGAAGTCCGTGCCGGTCGTGTGGGACTGA
- a CDS encoding acyl-CoA reductase — MSTSYNVPLIIRGKLIEGDELTFGGRRGGVSFTAPDITRHVDELTLRAPSQMADLYTLSLDQIVDYLVELGQHLNFADNRHLQQAFELSCATSGLSESILRFHYTRTPRLFQREELYNIVARSVGAEYLEGWVEQPGSLPGVTARTRAFGARCVHVIAGNAPVVAVLTLIRNALTRSDAIIKAPSNDPLTSMALARTMIDMAPDHPLTKHLSVAYWKGGDETVERHIYDPRKVEKLIAWGGFDSVKHITRYLQPGLDLITLDPKLSGTIIGHEAFADEPTLTSVARRLALDIGAQNQEACVSARVIYVQSGTDEAGLARCARLAELTFAALQALPENLSTPHKAFDPQLKEELDGIRMIGDDYTVFGGRSNEGALIVSHDGAPVSFSRILGCRVGNLVPIDEIDTAVRSVNAYTQTIGIFPEALKHALRDRLAYQGAQRLVSLGAAATLQHNLDRQDAIEPIRRTVKWVTEETADPVLVESLAG; from the coding sequence ATGAGCACTTCCTACAACGTGCCGCTGATCATTCGCGGCAAGCTCATCGAAGGCGACGAGCTGACATTCGGCGGCCGACGCGGCGGCGTTTCATTCACGGCGCCGGACATAACGCGTCACGTCGACGAACTCACGTTGCGCGCGCCATCGCAGATGGCCGATTTGTACACGCTGAGTCTCGACCAGATCGTCGACTATCTGGTCGAGCTCGGCCAGCACCTCAATTTCGCCGATAACCGTCACTTGCAACAGGCCTTCGAATTGTCGTGCGCCACCTCGGGTTTGTCGGAAAGCATTTTGCGCTTTCACTACACGCGCACGCCACGCCTCTTTCAACGGGAAGAGTTGTACAACATCGTCGCGCGTTCGGTCGGCGCCGAGTATCTGGAAGGCTGGGTCGAGCAACCGGGCAGTCTGCCGGGCGTGACCGCGCGCACGCGTGCATTCGGCGCGCGCTGCGTTCACGTGATAGCGGGCAATGCGCCGGTGGTTGCGGTCCTGACGCTGATTCGCAATGCGCTCACGCGCTCCGACGCGATCATCAAGGCGCCGTCGAACGATCCGCTGACCTCGATGGCCCTGGCCCGTACGATGATCGACATGGCGCCGGACCACCCGTTGACGAAGCATCTGAGCGTCGCATACTGGAAGGGCGGTGATGAAACGGTCGAGCGGCATATCTACGATCCTCGCAAGGTCGAGAAGCTGATTGCATGGGGCGGCTTCGATTCGGTCAAGCACATCACACGCTATCTGCAGCCGGGGCTCGATCTCATCACGCTCGATCCGAAACTGAGCGGCACGATCATCGGCCACGAAGCCTTCGCCGATGAGCCGACGCTGACGAGCGTCGCGAGGCGCCTCGCACTCGACATCGGCGCGCAGAACCAGGAGGCCTGCGTAAGCGCGCGCGTGATCTACGTGCAGTCGGGCACCGATGAAGCCGGCCTCGCGCGGTGCGCCAGGCTCGCCGAACTGACGTTCGCGGCACTGCAGGCGCTGCCTGAAAATCTCTCCACGCCTCACAAGGCATTCGATCCGCAACTGAAGGAAGAACTCGACGGCATCCGCATGATCGGCGACGACTACACGGTCTTCGGCGGCAGAAGCAATGAGGGTGCGTTGATCGTTTCGCACGACGGCGCACCGGTCAGCTTTTCGCGCATCCTAGGTTGCCGCGTGGGCAATTTGGTGCCGATCGATGAGATTGATACTGCCGTGCGCTCGGTCAACGCCTATACGCAGACTATCGGCATTTTTCCAGAGGCACTCAAACACGCTTTGCGCGACCGGCTCGCGTATCAGGGCGCGCAGCGGCTGGTGTCGCTCGGCGCGGCGGCCACCTTGCAGCACAACCTCGATCGGCAGGACGCGATCGAACCGATTCGCCGCACCGTGAAATGGGTCACTGAAGAGACGGCCGATCCTGTGCTGGTGGAATCACTGGCGGGTTAG
- a CDS encoding fumarylacetoacetate hydrolase family protein, translating to MKLARCTDGGAPFWAVVDTKRGEATPIAGAFAEWAPALTAKPENGSDALKLAGAPRKLAELRLLPPIERGNRVVVAGANYAKHLNADFGMKSHSQPVAFLKAYGALIGARDPIRYPPLTTELDHEVELVAVIGAQRVDRNNPLTSVLGYTVGNDVSARDLQRSGPPGVGMDLFAAKSQDRSTGLGPWIVTRDEFASGSPALRMTLKVNGDTRQDASSGEMTWDVAALVRFVDERSSFEAGDVLFTGSPEGTGQGTGRFLNPGDVVEASIEGIGALRNVVSVKESA from the coding sequence ATGAAGCTCGCGCGCTGCACGGATGGTGGCGCGCCATTCTGGGCCGTGGTGGATACGAAGCGTGGCGAAGCGACACCGATCGCCGGGGCGTTCGCAGAATGGGCGCCCGCGCTTACGGCGAAACCGGAGAACGGTTCGGACGCGCTCAAGCTAGCGGGTGCGCCGCGCAAGCTGGCTGAGTTGCGCCTGCTGCCGCCCATCGAGCGCGGCAACCGCGTGGTCGTCGCAGGCGCCAACTATGCGAAGCATCTGAACGCCGACTTCGGCATGAAGAGCCACAGTCAGCCGGTTGCGTTCCTGAAAGCGTACGGCGCGCTGATCGGCGCGCGCGATCCGATTCGTTATCCGCCGCTCACCACGGAACTCGACCATGAAGTCGAACTGGTTGCCGTGATCGGCGCGCAGCGGGTGGATCGAAACAATCCGCTCACTAGCGTGCTGGGTTACACGGTGGGCAACGACGTCAGCGCGCGCGATCTGCAACGCAGCGGGCCGCCGGGCGTCGGAATGGATTTGTTCGCCGCGAAAAGCCAGGATCGTTCGACGGGACTCGGCCCCTGGATCGTCACGCGCGACGAATTCGCATCCGGCAGTCCGGCGTTGCGAATGACTCTGAAAGTGAACGGCGATACGCGGCAGGACGCATCGTCGGGAGAGATGACGTGGGACGTGGCAGCGCTGGTGCGTTTCGTCGACGAACGCTCGAGCTTCGAAGCGGGGGACGTGTTGTTCACCGGCTCGCCGGAGGGAACAGGCCAGGGCACTGGCCGCTTCCTGAATCCCGGCGACGTGGTGGAAGCCTCGATCGAAGGCATCGGCGCCTTGCGTAATGTCGTATCGGTAAAAGAATCAGCGTGA
- a CDS encoding nuclear transport factor 2 family protein — protein MPSERILEPRGALLPEQTTMSTTHKTAESIATFLHDQTEHWNAGNKSAFFDAYRRVAPAGLTIEYIGRPPQDGWPVLEHMWESQRANIRAEPVAKIINGNEAACYVRNVVAGTERVIETIELFRFTAGQLFVRYFIKQ, from the coding sequence ATGCCTTCCGAACGCATCCTTGAACCAAGAGGTGCGCTCCTTCCAGAACAGACGACCATGTCCACTACTCACAAAACTGCCGAATCCATCGCGACATTCCTGCACGACCAGACCGAGCACTGGAACGCAGGCAACAAGTCTGCGTTCTTCGATGCTTACCGCCGCGTCGCGCCGGCAGGGCTCACGATTGAATATATTGGCCGGCCGCCGCAAGACGGTTGGCCCGTCCTCGAACATATGTGGGAGAGCCAGCGAGCGAATATCCGCGCCGAACCGGTAGCGAAGATCATTAACGGCAACGAAGCTGCCTGCTACGTGCGAAACGTCGTGGCCGGCACCGAGCGCGTGATCGAGACAATCGAACTCTTTCGCTTCACGGCCGGCCAGTTATTCGTGCGCTACTTCATCAAACAGTAA
- a CDS encoding thiolase family protein, with amino-acid sequence MSSDVVIVGAVRTPIGKFRGSLAGVRADHLGAHVIDELVKRVGLAPDVVNDVIFGCVTQIGEQSANIARTSLLGAGWPDSIPGLTIDRKCGSGEEAVHVAAGLIAFGAADVVVAGGAENMSRVPMGSNRDLHGEAFGWMASESYELTSQGEAAERLCDEWELGREQLDALAVESHRRAAAAAAEGWFAREIVPVPVQRLREKSIEGDAPLFSADETIRPGTHAEKLATLKTSFRSEGRLTAGNSSQISDGASALLLMSAAKAKALGVKARARVRAVATVGADPTLMLTGPIAATRQVLAKAGLGIDDIDLFEVNEAFASVPLVWMKELGVPHSKVNVNGGAIALGHPLGASGARIMTSLLHELERRGARYGLQAICCAGGLGTATIIERLD; translated from the coding sequence ATGAGCAGCGATGTCGTGATCGTCGGTGCGGTGCGCACGCCGATCGGCAAGTTTCGCGGCTCGCTCGCCGGTGTGCGCGCCGATCATCTTGGCGCGCATGTGATCGATGAACTGGTCAAACGTGTCGGACTCGCGCCGGATGTCGTGAACGATGTGATCTTCGGTTGCGTCACGCAGATCGGCGAACAGTCGGCCAATATCGCGCGCACGTCTTTGCTCGGCGCGGGTTGGCCGGACAGCATTCCGGGTCTCACGATCGACCGCAAATGCGGCTCGGGCGAAGAAGCGGTGCACGTTGCCGCCGGCCTGATTGCATTCGGCGCGGCCGACGTGGTGGTGGCCGGCGGCGCGGAAAACATGAGCCGCGTGCCGATGGGCAGCAATCGCGATCTGCATGGCGAAGCGTTCGGCTGGATGGCAAGCGAAAGCTACGAACTAACGAGCCAGGGCGAGGCCGCCGAGCGTCTGTGCGACGAGTGGGAACTTGGACGCGAACAGCTCGATGCATTAGCGGTTGAGAGCCATCGGCGTGCGGCGGCCGCGGCGGCGGAAGGCTGGTTTGCGCGGGAGATCGTTCCCGTGCCGGTGCAGCGTCTGCGTGAGAAATCGATCGAGGGTGATGCACCGCTTTTCTCCGCGGATGAAACGATCCGCCCCGGCACGCATGCCGAAAAACTCGCCACGCTGAAGACCAGTTTTCGCAGCGAGGGGCGTCTGACTGCGGGCAATTCGTCGCAGATTTCGGATGGCGCTTCGGCGTTGCTGCTGATGTCCGCCGCCAAAGCGAAAGCACTAGGCGTGAAAGCGCGGGCACGTGTGCGAGCGGTCGCCACCGTCGGCGCCGATCCGACGCTGATGCTCACAGGCCCGATCGCCGCAACGCGACAAGTGCTGGCGAAAGCGGGCCTTGGCATCGACGACATCGATCTGTTCGAAGTCAATGAAGCATTCGCTTCGGTGCCGCTCGTGTGGATGAAGGAACTCGGCGTGCCGCATTCAAAGGTGAACGTGAATGGCGGGGCGATCGCGCTCGGGCATCCGTTGGGCGCGAGCGGGGCGCGCATCATGACCTCGCTGCTGCACGAGCTGGAACGGCGTGGCGCGCGTTATGGCTTGCAGGCGATCTGCTGCGCGGGTGGTCTCGGAACGGCGACCATTATCGAGCGGCTAGACTGA
- a CDS encoding helix-turn-helix transcriptional regulator → MSHVQTANPNVSDLYTVAGSGRLVRRERMASAHLSVDAHLTTPSVEVNVRTFTLAHSLDAVFRPSLGYLDLSLDARERGACGAFRGGAGQTAFGRLGESVLVPAGQTFHVRCDQMQRRVVCCMFEPARFDQFRDWQWDAARLERCRDLRVPQVRDPMLQLAAEALSPGFASAALAESLLMSMLVQIARHVRGADLRADEGEGSKLAPWQLRLIRERVEGAYGPSPGVIELAQACRISARHLSRTFRISTGMTLSAFIADARIRQAKARLADADVLVKTVAYECGFANAAAFGAAFRKHTGRTPRGYRLDMLGLQTAPEHDMSVQR, encoded by the coding sequence ATGTCACACGTTCAGACGGCGAACCCAAACGTCTCCGACCTCTACACGGTGGCCGGCAGCGGCCGTCTGGTGCGGCGCGAACGGATGGCGTCCGCGCATCTATCGGTGGATGCGCATCTGACGACGCCCTCGGTGGAGGTCAACGTGCGCACCTTCACGCTCGCCCACTCGCTCGACGCGGTATTCCGTCCGTCGCTGGGCTATCTGGATCTGTCGCTCGATGCACGCGAGCGCGGCGCATGCGGTGCATTTCGTGGTGGCGCCGGGCAGACAGCATTCGGCCGTCTCGGCGAGAGCGTGCTCGTGCCGGCCGGTCAGACCTTTCACGTGCGTTGCGATCAGATGCAACGGCGTGTGGTGTGCTGCATGTTCGAGCCCGCACGCTTCGATCAGTTTCGTGACTGGCAATGGGATGCTGCCCGGCTGGAACGGTGCCGTGATTTAAGGGTGCCCCAGGTGCGCGACCCGATGCTGCAACTGGCTGCCGAGGCGCTCAGTCCGGGCTTCGCCAGCGCGGCGCTCGCGGAAAGTCTGTTGATGTCGATGCTCGTGCAGATCGCACGGCACGTTCGCGGCGCCGATTTGCGTGCCGACGAAGGCGAGGGGAGCAAGCTCGCGCCGTGGCAGTTGCGCCTGATACGCGAGCGCGTCGAGGGCGCATACGGACCGTCACCGGGTGTGATCGAGCTGGCGCAGGCATGCCGTATTAGCGCGCGGCACCTGTCGCGCACTTTCAGGATCAGCACGGGCATGACATTGAGCGCTTTCATTGCCGACGCGCGCATCCGCCAGGCCAAAGCACGGCTGGCCGATGCCGACGTGCTGGTGAAAACGGTCGCGTACGAGTGCGGCTTTGCTAATGCAGCCGCATTCGGCGCGGCGTTTCGCAAGCACACCGGGCGCACGCCGCGCGGCTACCGGCTCGATATGTTGGGCTTACAAACAGCGCCGGAGCACGACATGTCCGTTCAACGATAG